A genomic segment from Bradyrhizobium sp. CB1015 encodes:
- a CDS encoding DMT family transporter, with the protein MSLAPSLPVPRSRFNTLPLAIGVFCLLWSYAFIAGKIGVTHCPPLILLAARFSLAGILILGATLIRGEAWSLSWRDVAIFAVLGIANNALYLGLGYTGLQSVSAGLGGLIVSANPVFTAGLAALLLGEGMTWRKATGLLLGIIGVTAIVWHRLSVGTDSLHGIVFTLASLASIVAGTILFKLLAPKGSLWIGNGVQNLAAGIVLTPIALVFADVDAIDYTPGLIGAFAFLVLGGSILASWLWFHLLKVCGATAASAYHFLMPPLGMLFAFLVLGEHIEARDLLGIIPVALGIYLVTRQKAAA; encoded by the coding sequence ATGTCCCTCGCCCCCTCGCTGCCCGTCCCTCGCAGCCGCTTCAACACGCTGCCGCTCGCCATCGGCGTGTTCTGCCTGCTCTGGAGCTATGCCTTCATCGCCGGCAAGATCGGCGTCACCCATTGCCCGCCGCTGATCCTGCTGGCGGCGCGCTTCTCGCTCGCGGGCATCCTGATCCTGGGTGCCACGTTGATCCGCGGCGAAGCCTGGTCCTTGTCGTGGCGCGATGTCGCGATCTTCGCCGTGCTCGGCATCGCCAACAACGCGCTCTATCTCGGGCTCGGCTATACCGGCCTGCAATCCGTCTCGGCCGGTCTCGGCGGCCTGATTGTGTCGGCCAATCCGGTGTTCACCGCGGGCCTTGCCGCGCTTCTGCTCGGGGAAGGCATGACCTGGCGCAAGGCGACCGGCCTGTTGCTCGGGATCATCGGTGTGACGGCAATCGTCTGGCATCGCCTCTCGGTCGGCACCGATTCGCTGCACGGCATCGTCTTCACGCTGGCCTCGCTCGCCTCGATCGTCGCCGGCACGATCCTGTTCAAGCTGCTGGCGCCGAAGGGGTCCCTGTGGATCGGCAACGGCGTGCAGAACCTCGCCGCCGGCATCGTGCTGACGCCGATCGCGCTCGTTTTCGCCGATGTCGACGCGATCGACTATACGCCGGGCCTGATCGGCGCCTTCGCCTTCCTCGTACTCGGCGGCTCGATCCTCGCTTCTTGGCTCTGGTTTCATCTCTTGAAGGTGTGTGGTGCCACCGCCGCCAGCGCCTATCATTTCCTGATGCCGCCGCTCGGCATGCTGTTCGCGTTCCTCGTGCTCGGCGAGCACATCGAGGCGCGCGACCTGCTCGGCATCATTCCGGTCGCGCTCGGCATCTATCTGGTGACGCGGCAGAAGGCGGCGGCGTGA
- a CDS encoding TIGR02186 family protein, with the protein MRRTFLAIVLVLLFGGAARAERLIVSVSNHRVTVTPNYSGEELVLFGSVEKDATTSADRTAYDLVVTVMGPRADMVTRRKERTFGIWINTDYRQFLQVPSYLALFANRPFDAITSPEIARRQQIGLNNVLLTQRVSGDFADVVPNDAFRSAFIRLRTQRGLYREDGSAVTFLTPTLFRTGIPLPAEVPIGTYEIEIKLFANGAFIGKTETAFEIVKVGFEQFVATTARQNGLIYGLATVAMALMTGWMASIVFRKD; encoded by the coding sequence GCCATCGTCCTCGTTCTGTTGTTCGGCGGCGCCGCGCGGGCCGAGCGGCTGATCGTGTCGGTCTCGAACCACCGCGTCACGGTGACGCCGAACTATTCCGGCGAGGAGCTGGTGCTGTTCGGCTCGGTCGAGAAGGATGCGACGACGTCCGCCGACCGCACGGCCTACGATCTCGTCGTCACCGTGATGGGTCCGCGCGCCGACATGGTGACGCGGCGGAAGGAGCGTACCTTCGGCATCTGGATCAACACCGACTACCGGCAGTTCCTGCAGGTGCCGAGCTATCTCGCGCTGTTCGCCAACCGCCCGTTCGACGCCATCACCTCGCCCGAGATCGCGCGGCGGCAGCAGATCGGGCTCAACAACGTGCTGCTGACCCAGCGGGTCAGCGGCGACTTTGCCGACGTAGTGCCGAACGATGCGTTCCGCTCGGCCTTCATTCGCCTGCGCACCCAGCGCGGGCTCTATCGCGAGGATGGAAGCGCGGTGACGTTCCTGACGCCGACGCTGTTCCGCACCGGCATTCCGCTGCCCGCGGAGGTGCCGATCGGCACCTATGAGATCGAGATCAAGCTGTTCGCCAACGGTGCATTCATCGGCAAGACCGAGACGGCGTTCGAGATCGTCAAGGTCGGCTTCGAGCAGTTCGTCGCGACCACCGCCCGGCAGAACGGCCTGATCTATGGCCTCGCCACGGTTGCGATGGCACTGATGACGGGGTGGATGGCCTCGATCGTGTTCAGGAAGGACTGA